In a single window of the Methanofollis ethanolicus genome:
- the nrdD gene encoding anaerobic ribonucleoside-triphosphate reductase, producing MQWSDEQLALAKKYRKLSDIPVEERRYKCHTCNHVVGTDPCPVCGETQLEIMCPLDHTHCAHEIVSGIEYCPLCGAPVCPECGSHDVTQISRVTGYLQDVSGWNAGKQQELKDRVRYTVA from the coding sequence ATGCAATGGAGCGACGAGCAACTGGCGCTGGCAAAAAAATACAGGAAGTTATCTGACATCCCGGTCGAAGAGCGCAGGTACAAGTGCCACACCTGCAACCATGTGGTCGGAACCGATCCCTGCCCGGTCTGCGGCGAGACCCAGCTTGAGATCATGTGCCCCCTCGACCACACCCACTGTGCTCACGAGATCGTCTCGGGGATCGAGTACTGCCCGCTGTGCGGTGCCCCGGTCTGCCCGGAATGCGGCTCCCATGACGTCACCCAGATCAGCCGGGTCACCGGATACCTTCAGGACGTCTCCGGCTGGAATGCCGGAAAACAGCAGGAACTCAAAGACAGAGTCAGGTACACCGTTGCATGA
- a CDS encoding RPA family protein: protein MQSESRFTPRYQREPARRVFAAELREAHYHFKDGEDEKSPTYVLLPTGERCNRVLIIGSMTQKEKRGDQNIFYQIRVSDPTGTFFVSASSFQQEAMTQVSKIDPPAFVAVVGKPSVYEAPDGRVFVSVRAESVTVVDKEMRNCWVLDAAERTLKRLETFGTTEDSKLAGEHYATNLDVYRRMAYEALAQITI, encoded by the coding sequence ATGCAGAGTGAAAGTCGTTTCACGCCGCGCTACCAGCGCGAGCCGGCACGCAGGGTCTTCGCGGCCGAACTGCGCGAGGCACATTACCATTTCAAGGACGGAGAGGACGAGAAGAGCCCGACCTATGTCCTCCTCCCGACAGGGGAGAGGTGCAACAGGGTCTTGATCATCGGGTCGATGACCCAGAAGGAAAAGCGGGGCGACCAGAACATCTTCTACCAGATCCGCGTCTCCGACCCGACAGGGACCTTCTTCGTCTCCGCCAGTTCCTTCCAGCAGGAGGCGATGACGCAGGTCTCGAAGATCGATCCTCCGGCATTCGTTGCAGTCGTCGGAAAGCCGAGTGTCTACGAGGCGCCAGACGGCCGGGTCTTCGTCTCGGTGCGGGCCGAGTCGGTGACGGTCGTCGACAAGGAGATGAGGAACTGCTGGGTTCTTGACGCTGCCGAGAGAACCCTGAAGAGGCTCGAAACCTTCGGGACGACCGAAGACTCGAAGCTTGCCGGGGAGCACTACGCCACAAATCTCGACGTGTACCGCCGGATGGCCTACGAGGCGCTTGCCCAGATCACCATCTGA
- a CDS encoding DUF1858 domain-containing protein — translation MAITADSTILELLQAKPEAAEVLMRFGMGCLGCAIGRGESIRQAADAHGIPLEELVAALGIQE, via the coding sequence ATGGCGATCACCGCTGACAGTACGATCCTGGAACTCCTCCAGGCAAAGCCCGAAGCTGCGGAAGTCCTGATGCGTTTCGGCATGGGGTGCCTTGGCTGTGCCATCGGCAGAGGCGAGAGTATCCGGCAGGCCGCGGACGCTCATGGCATCCCGCTCGAAGAACTCGTTGCCGCGCTCGGCATCCAGGAGTAA
- a CDS encoding helix-turn-helix domain-containing protein yields the protein MKKDAVAYLTTRKRGDPEHQKEIIDEFCKYRFTVNKFFSDHRMTGTAPRMREGYQQMLEYARENRVEHLLFPDLPALAKNLEFEVEELRALVEEGFVPYFAKDDFFGYPDDPALRIMAVRNFVEYMTPCMETLKKAARTPVRPESGSRGTIGRPRALNDGQIEALITVRRSGTSISQICRMFSVSRSTVSKILAEYPELKGEWKGKRSPAEGAESE from the coding sequence ATGAAAAAGGATGCCGTAGCCTACCTTACCACGCGGAAAAGGGGCGACCCGGAGCATCAAAAAGAGATCATTGATGAATTTTGCAAATATCGGTTTACCGTTAATAAATTCTTCAGTGACCATCGAATGACCGGCACTGCTCCCAGGATGCGCGAAGGCTATCAGCAGATGCTTGAATATGCACGGGAAAACAGGGTTGAACACCTTCTTTTTCCCGACCTCCCCGCTCTTGCAAAAAATCTGGAGTTCGAGGTTGAGGAGTTGAGGGCCCTTGTCGAAGAAGGTTTTGTCCCCTACTTTGCGAAGGATGACTTTTTCGGCTACCCCGACGACCCCGCACTCAGGATCATGGCTGTCAGGAATTTTGTCGAGTACATGACCCCCTGCATGGAGACGCTGAAGAAAGCGGCCCGCACTCCGGTACGTCCGGAGTCCGGATCTCGGGGCACTATCGGTCGGCCACGTGCCCTGAACGACGGACAGATCGAGGCACTGATCACCGTCCGTCGTTCCGGCACGAGTATCTCCCAGATCTGCCGGATGTTCAGCGTGAGCAGGAGCACGGTATCCAAGATCCTCGCAGAATATCCTGAACTCAAGGGCGAGTGGAAGGGGAAGCGCTCTCCGGCCGAAGGTGCCGAGAGCGAGTAA
- a CDS encoding DUF120 domain-containing protein, protein MMDAGDLQCLKVVALMGGLRSSAWMSSQSLANALNISPQTASRRLKSLEATGLITRTVRPDGQYVAVAPAGEEELRHEFSAYTRIFSPEGGYYILKGTVISGLGEGRYYIDHPQYREQFLEKLGFDAYPGTLNVRLDPESVRVKRRLEGLVWIGIEGFEADGRSFGNARCLPCRIGDCPGAIIEPGRSHYPEEIIEIISPAPLRETFGLHDNDSVQVEVTHD, encoded by the coding sequence ATGATGGATGCAGGAGATCTGCAGTGCTTAAAGGTCGTTGCGCTCATGGGCGGCCTGAGGAGCTCGGCCTGGATGTCCTCGCAGTCTCTGGCGAATGCCCTGAACATCAGTCCGCAGACGGCTTCCCGTCGCCTGAAGTCACTCGAAGCAACCGGACTGATCACGCGCACCGTCAGGCCTGACGGTCAGTACGTCGCCGTCGCCCCTGCAGGCGAGGAGGAATTGCGGCACGAGTTCTCGGCGTACACGCGGATATTTTCGCCGGAGGGAGGGTACTATATCCTCAAAGGGACAGTGATCAGCGGCCTTGGCGAGGGACGGTACTATATCGACCACCCCCAGTACCGTGAGCAATTCCTCGAAAAACTTGGATTTGATGCCTATCCCGGCACGCTCAATGTTCGCCTGGACCCTGAAAGTGTCCGGGTGAAGCGTCGCCTGGAAGGACTGGTCTGGATCGGGATCGAGGGCTTCGAGGCCGACGGCAGATCTTTTGGAAACGCACGATGTCTCCCGTGTAGAATCGGGGACTGCCCGGGTGCGATCATCGAACCCGGACGGAGTCACTACCCGGAAGAGATTATCGAGATCATCTCGCCGGCCCCTTTGCGCGAGACATTCGGACTGCATGACAACGATAGTGTACAGGTAGAGGTTACCCATGATTGA
- a CDS encoding adenosylcobinamide amidohydrolase: protein MRYYHTRDTLFVRGFFRAASTGIGGGVRGVSTIFNHTVPENFDHADPPRYLQEIAASAGIGGDFFGLLTAVPMQYLCVLQYDFITAFVTAGVTNPNPDPDPGHPHTINIIVTSREGLTDGALLETIITATEAKAQALRVMGYDFTGTTTDAVAVACEGEVAHTYAGTFTGIGRRVYAAVLQGVQEALARQQGKVTRDKPSFFIFSRYGGDHWVEWRPEGCPYYPCHFPGQACDFCYCPFYPCGDMDLGDEVESSSCGTVWSCSRCTLLHEPAVAAYLRRNPEASLGELKKYRTSLRGKPEK from the coding sequence ATGAGATATTACCACACCCGTGACACCCTCTTTGTGCGGGGGTTCTTCCGGGCGGCGAGCACCGGGATCGGCGGCGGGGTCAGGGGAGTGTCGACGATCTTCAATCACACGGTCCCGGAAAATTTCGACCATGCCGATCCCCCGCGCTATCTTCAGGAGATCGCGGCCTCGGCCGGGATCGGCGGCGACTTTTTCGGCCTCCTGACCGCTGTCCCGATGCAGTACCTCTGTGTCCTGCAGTACGACTTTATCACGGCTTTCGTCACGGCGGGCGTCACGAACCCGAACCCCGACCCTGACCCCGGGCACCCCCACACGATCAATATCATCGTCACCTCGCGGGAGGGCCTCACCGACGGCGCCCTCCTGGAGACGATCATCACCGCCACGGAGGCAAAGGCGCAGGCGCTCAGGGTGATGGGGTACGACTTCACCGGCACGACCACCGATGCGGTGGCAGTTGCCTGCGAGGGGGAGGTGGCCCACACCTATGCAGGCACCTTTACCGGGATCGGCAGGCGGGTCTATGCCGCCGTTCTCCAGGGAGTCCAGGAGGCGCTTGCCCGCCAGCAGGGGAAGGTCACACGGGATAAACCATCATTTTTCATTTTTTCCCGGTACGGGGGGGACCACTGGGTCGAGTGGCGGCCTGAAGGGTGTCCCTATTATCCCTGTCACTTCCCGGGTCAGGCCTGCGACTTCTGTTACTGCCCGTTCTACCCCTGCGGGGACATGGACCTCGGCGATGAGGTCGAAAGTTCGTCATGCGGGACTGTCTGGAGTTGCAGCCGCTGCACCCTCCTCCACGAGCCCGCGGTCGCGGCGTACCTGCGGCGGAACCCCGAGGCTTCGCTCGGAGAACTGAAAAAATACCGGACTTCCCTCAGAGGGAAGCCGGAAAAATAA
- a CDS encoding nucleotide-binding protein, which translates to MDLSEAAQRISRKFESQKVKIDPAEVEKKLRTLVEDFGVNLTEAEKTVSENLARDHNLASMPATSSEMREIGSLLPGEWATVEGKIVGVAKPASAAISQSGTIADATGAIQFTAWERAKAPQMEEGQWYRIESAVVDEYRGTPKLNFHSGTTITAIEKEVPIMPQMVRISDMRPGVASVKVKMVQEWEARHERILQTGIVGDESGTIKFTIWKEEGMERLEPGMVYNIFYAAVDEYQGRLSITLNGAKCFPDEEAEITVGTGAATVTGAIVNVGPGSGLVKRCPVEGCNRVLSKRNYCPVHEVQDNFRYDIRIKGVLDDGTTAHNILMQKDVVEAVTGLSLDEAVTIAQESPLGLDDVFYKIRDAVMGRYFACSGSDLGDTLLVRECRPLSFDTDRHTELLNQIGGESHAE; encoded by the coding sequence ATGGATCTATCCGAAGCAGCACAAAGAATCTCCCGAAAGTTCGAGTCGCAGAAGGTCAAAATCGACCCCGCAGAGGTGGAAAAGAAACTCCGAACCCTCGTCGAGGACTTCGGCGTCAACCTCACCGAGGCCGAGAAGACTGTCTCCGAGAACCTCGCACGCGATCACAACCTCGCGTCCATGCCGGCCACGTCCTCAGAGATGCGCGAGATCGGGTCTCTTCTTCCTGGCGAATGGGCGACTGTAGAGGGGAAGATCGTCGGTGTCGCAAAGCCGGCCTCAGCCGCGATCAGCCAGAGCGGGACCATCGCCGACGCTACGGGCGCGATCCAGTTCACGGCCTGGGAAAGGGCAAAGGCGCCCCAGATGGAAGAGGGGCAGTGGTACAGGATCGAGTCCGCGGTCGTGGACGAGTACCGCGGCACGCCGAAACTGAACTTCCACAGCGGGACGACGATCACGGCGATCGAGAAGGAGGTCCCGATCATGCCGCAAATGGTCAGGATCTCCGACATGCGGCCGGGCGTCGCCAGCGTGAAGGTGAAGATGGTCCAGGAATGGGAAGCGCGGCACGAGCGGATCCTCCAGACCGGCATCGTCGGCGACGAGTCGGGCACGATCAAGTTCACCATCTGGAAAGAGGAGGGCATGGAGCGGCTCGAACCGGGGATGGTCTATAACATCTTCTACGCAGCTGTGGACGAGTACCAGGGGCGGCTTTCCATCACCCTCAACGGCGCAAAGTGTTTCCCTGACGAAGAGGCCGAGATCACCGTCGGAACCGGCGCGGCCACCGTCACAGGGGCTATCGTGAATGTAGGTCCGGGATCGGGCCTTGTCAAGCGCTGCCCTGTGGAGGGGTGCAACCGCGTCCTCTCGAAGCGGAACTACTGCCCTGTCCACGAGGTCCAGGACAACTTCAGATATGATATCAGGATCAAGGGGGTGCTCGACGACGGGACGACGGCACACAATATCCTCATGCAGAAGGATGTCGTCGAGGCGGTCACCGGGCTTTCTCTCGACGAGGCGGTAACGATCGCCCAGGAAAGCCCCCTCGGACTGGACGACGTTTTCTACAAGATCAGGGATGCCGTGATGGGCCGCTACTTCGCCTGTTCAGGGAGCGACCTCGGCGACACTCTCCTTGTAAGGGAGTGCAGGCCCCTCTCCTTTGATACAGACCGGCATACAGAACTTCTCAACCAGATCGGAGGCGAGTCACATGCAGAGTGA
- the pyrF gene encoding orotidine-5'-phosphate decarboxylase: MTDLVLSLDVTNRASALTIAAACAREVDAIKIGYPLVLAAGLGIARDLAGLGLPLIADFKVADIPNTNTLICDQIFAAGFSAVIAQGFPGPDSVAACVDTAHAHDGECYVVAEMSHPGALTFFSEGVPEHLCEVVAQTGADGIIAPATRPERVKALRALIGKKKILSPGIGAQGGDPAEVAPLVDGMIVGRAIYGAADPAAAARTYAPYRR, translated from the coding sequence ATGACTGACCTCGTCCTCTCCCTCGACGTCACCAACCGGGCATCTGCGCTCACCATCGCAGCGGCCTGCGCAAGGGAAGTCGATGCGATCAAGATCGGTTACCCCCTCGTCCTCGCGGCCGGCCTCGGGATCGCCCGCGACCTCGCGGGCCTCGGGCTGCCCCTCATCGCTGACTTCAAGGTCGCAGACATCCCGAATACCAACACCCTCATCTGCGACCAGATCTTCGCTGCCGGTTTCTCCGCGGTGATCGCCCAGGGCTTTCCGGGCCCGGACTCTGTCGCCGCCTGTGTCGACACCGCCCATGCCCACGACGGGGAGTGCTATGTCGTCGCCGAGATGAGCCACCCCGGCGCGCTCACTTTCTTCTCCGAGGGCGTGCCCGAGCATCTCTGCGAGGTCGTCGCACAGACCGGCGCCGACGGCATCATCGCCCCGGCGACCCGCCCCGAAAGGGTGAAGGCCCTCCGCGCCCTCATCGGAAAAAAGAAGATCCTCTCCCCGGGCATCGGGGCGCAGGGCGGCGACCCCGCGGAGGTCGCACCCCTCGTCGACGGCATGATCGTCGGCCGGGCCATCTACGGGGCGGCAGACCCGGCGGCGGCCGCCCGGACCTACGCACCCTACCGCCGATGA
- the ribB gene encoding 3,4-dihydroxy-2-butanone-4-phosphate synthase: MIEDACAALKAGKFILLYDFDDRERETDLVICAEAVTPHDVLTMRKDGGGLICTAVHPEAAKRLGLPFASDLLHDFEAVEHLGDIPYDRKNHSSFSIWVNHRSTYTGIPDRDRATTINAIADQVHKSLNGGGHDFKAEFRTPGHVALLRAAEGLLDVRRGQTELSIALAAMAGVTPALVVCEMLDDETGLALSKEDARAYARDHGLVFIEGKEVLEQWEERSA; the protein is encoded by the coding sequence ATGATTGAAGACGCATGTGCCGCCCTGAAGGCGGGCAAATTTATCCTGCTCTATGACTTTGACGACCGTGAACGCGAGACCGACCTTGTTATCTGCGCCGAGGCCGTCACCCCGCACGACGTGCTGACGATGCGGAAAGATGGCGGTGGCCTCATCTGTACCGCCGTTCACCCGGAAGCTGCAAAGAGGCTCGGCCTCCCCTTCGCCTCCGATCTGCTTCACGACTTCGAGGCCGTCGAACACCTCGGCGACATCCCGTACGACCGTAAGAACCACTCGTCCTTCTCGATCTGGGTGAACCACCGGAGCACCTATACCGGCATCCCTGACCGCGACCGTGCGACGACCATCAATGCCATCGCCGACCAGGTACACAAGTCCCTCAACGGCGGCGGGCACGACTTCAAGGCAGAGTTCAGGACTCCCGGCCACGTTGCCCTCCTCCGGGCCGCCGAAGGGTTGCTCGATGTCCGCAGGGGCCAGACCGAGCTTTCGATCGCCCTCGCCGCTATGGCCGGGGTGACCCCGGCCCTTGTCGTCTGTGAGATGCTTGATGACGAGACCGGTCTTGCCCTTTCCAAGGAGGATGCACGGGCCTATGCCCGTGATCACGGTCTGGTTTTCATCGAGGGAAAAGAGGTTCTCGAACAGTGGGAAGAGAGATCTGCCTGA